One window of the Oncorhynchus mykiss isolate Arlee chromosome 5, USDA_OmykA_1.1, whole genome shotgun sequence genome contains the following:
- the LOC110523829 gene encoding N-alpha-acetyltransferase 25, NatB auxiliary subunit, protein MAARGHVQDPNDRRLRPIYDYLDNGNNKMAIQQADKLLKKHKDLHCAKVLKAIGLQRTGKQDEAFSLAQEVATLEPTDDNSLQALTILYREMHHPELVTKLYEAAVKKVPLSEEYHSHLFMAYARVGEYKKMQQAGMALYKIVPKNPYYFWSVMSLVMQAISAQDEKLAQTMFLPLAERMVEKMVKEEKIEAEAEVQLYFMILERLGKCVEALDVVRGPLGEKLTSELRSRENKCMMMYQRLQLWPECNALSYKLLLKNPDDWQFYLSYFDSLFHLMDKSWSQPEEGEHCVEGPVQTTVAEAVKFVVDRMEEQDKKESRPLRGPYLACLELIHRLRQRGCPDEKELGDPLELMVQFFGKFGDKPCCITDLKIYLHLLPPEQRSQFKKRLGELVPLGEAGEDGFGFPGDTKALQRHLCVCQLSRALGLQHALDTEGKLRLITELKAHYHHGLQFGKSCLKTELQFSDMYCLMAAHVYVDLWTETGDENMLWQCLGVLEEGLSFSPSNAQFKLLLLLLFCRLGAFQPVVDLYSSLDAKHVQHDTIGYLLTRYAGSLGQFAAASQSCNFSLRFFHSNQKDTSEYIIQAYKYGAFEKIPEFIAFRTRLNQSLHFAQVRTERMLLDLYTEADVTLSLEESVKAMGVCPEEDDIPWDNMRDNRDLTVLVSWDPKDRELTEEHRRLSLEEESVWLKVRSLTLRLLASLALLGHAPSPRNSDKTNENGISAKSSTLQTLLSQLDQTLETAAQITEKQTQYPFLGPPSSRLASALSSGSCHCQASALQLSLTLRELETTGLDDSTELQTQICNAFKSSVAQLQEMLSRCKGEVLEMKDGRLTTRPSLLETLVFFVETVCVVLWVASYSASVLRPLKSSLQKKKKKKKDSSSAMPVVLCGFQEWTGSLQGVVTQALDHVKGQEASLTALKLAALTLEEGYSQTQEECGFTRAAMDKVQSSYLGSLQELGDLLRKRADSLKSLKI, encoded by the exons ACTACctggacaatggcaacaataagATGGCGATCCAGCAGGCTGACAAACTGCTGAAGAAACACAAGGACCTGCATTGTGCTAAG GTGTTGAAGGCCATCGGTCTGCAGCGAACAGGGAAGCAGGATGAGGCGTTTAGCCTGGCCCAGGAGGTGGCCACCCTGGAACCTACCGACGACAACTCACTACAGGCTCTCACTATACTGTACCGAGAGATGCACCacc ctgagTTGGTGACTAAGCTGTATGAAGCTGCGGTGAAGAAGGTTCCCCTCAGCGAGGAGTATCACTCTCACCTGTTCATGGCCTACGCCCGCGTTGGGGAGTACAAGAAGATGCAGcag GCAGGGATGGCTTTGTATAAGATCGTTCCTAAGAACCCCTACTACTTCTGGTCTGTCATGAGTCTTGTCATGCAG gccatCTCTGCGCAGGATGAGAAGCTGGCCCAGACCATGTTCCTGCCCCTGGCTGAGCGCATGGTGGAGAAGATGGTGAAGGAGGAGAAGattgaggctgaggctgaggtGCAGCTGTACTTTATGATCCTGGAGCGACTGGGGAAGTGTGTGGAGGCTCTTGATGTGGTCCGCGGTCCACTGGGAG AGAAGTTGACCAGTGAGTTGCGGAGCAGAGAGAATAAGTGTATGATGATGTACCAACGACTGCAGCTCTGGCCTGAATGCAACGCTCTGTCCTACAAGCTGCTGCTCAAAAA tccTGATGATTGGCAGTTCTATCTCTCCTATTTTGACTCTCTCTTCCACCTGATGGACAAGTCCTGGAGCCAGCCTGAGGAAGGAGAGCA cTGTGTGGAGGGCCCAGTGCAGACCACGGTGGCAGAGGCAGTGAAGTTTGTGGTGGACAGGATGGAGGAGCAAGACAAGAAGGAGTCGCGTCCTCTCAGAGGGCCCTACCTGGCCTGCCTGGAACTCAtacacagactgagacagaggggctgcCCAGATGAGAAAGAGCTAg GTGACCCGTTGGAGTTGATGGTTCAGTTTTTTGGGAAGTTTGGAGACAAACCCTGCTGCATTACTGACCTGAAGATATACCTACACCTTCTGCCCCCTGAGCAACgctcacag TTTAAAAAGCGTCTGGGGGAGTTGGTTCCGTTGGGGGAGGCGGGAGAGGATGGCTTTGGGTTTCCGGGGGACACGAAGGCGTTGCagagacacctgtgtgtgtgtcagctgagCCGGGCGCTGGGACTACAACATGCTCTGGACACAGAGGGCAAACTACGCCTCATCACAGAACTCAAAGCCCACTACCACCACGGACTACAGTTTG ggaAGTCGTGTCTGAAGACAGAGCTCCAGttctctgacatgtactgtctcATGGCCGCCCACGTCTACGTCGACCTCTGGACAGAAACTG GCGATGAGAACATGCTGTGGCAGTGTCTCGGCGTGTTAGAGGAGGGCTTGTCCTTCAGTCCCTCCAACGCCCAGTTcaaactactgctgctgctgctcttctGTCGCCTGGGAGCCTTCCAGCCCGTAGTGGACCTCTACTCCAGCCTGGATGCCAAGCATGTGCAGCACGACACCATAGG gtaTCTGTTAACTCGTTATGCTGGCTCGTTGGGGCAGTTTGCTGCAGCCTCCCAGTCCTGTAATTTCTCCCTCAGGTTTTTCCACTCCAACCAGAAAGAT ACCTCCGAGTACATCATCCAGGCCTATAAGTATGGAGCGTTTGAGAAGATCCCAGAATTCATAGCGTTTAGAACCCGGCTCAACCAATCGTTGCACTTCGCTCAGGTCCGCACAGAGAGGATGTTACTGGACCTGTACACTGAGGCTGACGt CACATTGAGTCTGGAGGAGAGTGTGAAGGCGATGGGTGTGTGTCCTGAGGAAGATGATATTCCCTGGGACAACATGAGAGACAACAGAGACCTGACTGTCCTCGTCAGCTGGGACCCCaaggacag ggagCTGACTGAGGAGCATCGTCGTCTGTCTCTAGAAGAGGAGTCCGTCTGGTTGAAGGTTCGCTCTCTCACACTCCGCCTCCTCGCCTCATTGGCTCTGCTCGGACATGCCCCCTCGCCACGGAACTCTGATAAGACCAATGAGAACGGTATATCGGCCAAAAGCTCCACCCTCCAGACCCTACTCTCCCAGCTAGATCAGACACTTGAGACTGCTGCCCAGatcacagagaaacagacacag TACCCGTTCCTGGGGCCTCCCTCCTCCCGCCTGGCCTCTGCTCTGTCTAGTGGCAGCTGTCACTGTCAGGCCTCTGCTCTGCAACTATCACTGACTCTACGAGAACTAGAGACCACTGGACTGG ACGACTCGACGGAACTCCAAACCCAGATCTGTAACGCCTTCAAATCGTCAGTAGCACAGCTCCAAG AGATGTTATCCAGATGTAAAGGAGAAGTGTTGGAGATGAAAGACGGCAGATTGACGACCCGACCCTCCCTATTAGAAACGCTGGTCTTCTTCGTGGAG ACGGTGTGTGTGGTGCTGTGGGTGGCCAGTTACTCTGCCAGCGTACTGCGACCGCTCAAGTCCAGcctacagaagaagaagaagaagaagaaggacagCAGCAGCGCCATG CCAGTGGTGCTGTGTGGCTTCCAGGAGTGGACAGGCAGCCTGCAGGGTGTTGTGACCCAGGCTCTTGATCACGTGAAGGGGCAGGAGGCCAGCCTGACGGCCCTCAAACTAGCAGCACTCACCCTGGAGGAGGGATACTCACAGACACAG gAGGAGTGTGGGTTTACGAGGGCAGCCATGGACAAGGTTCAGAGTAGTTATCTTGGCTCGCTGCAGGAGCTGGGAGATCTACTGAGGAAGAGAGCCGATTCGCTGAAGAGCCTCAAGATCTGA
- the LOC110523831 gene encoding phosphatidylinositol transfer protein beta isoform, with translation MVLIKEYRVILPISVQEYQVGQLFTVAEASKNETGGGEGIEVLINEPYEDEGEKGQYTHKVYHLKSKVPAWLRYIAPEGALVFHEKAWNAYPFCRTVITNEYMKDDFLIKIETWHKPDMGTLENVHDLDGPTWKTVEVVPIDIADKDVVAHGDYKPEEDPALFKSTKTGRGPLSPEWKNDLMNKTDCPKMCAYKLVTVKFKWWGLQTKVENFIQKQEKRIFTNFHRQLFCWIDNWVELTMADIRRMEEETKKELEEMREKGTVRGTSATSEE, from the exons cCGTGTGATCCTACCGATCTCTGTGCAAGAG TACCAAGTCGGTCAGCTGTTCACTGTAGCAGAGGCCAGTAAGAATGAGACGGGGGGAGGAGAGGGCATCGAGGTGCTGATAAATGAACCCTACGAGGACGAGGGAGAGAAGGGACAGTACACGCACAAAGTCTACCATCtaaagag TAAAGTCCCAGCCTGGTTGAGGTATATTGCACCAGAGGGAGCGTTAGTCTTCCATGAAAAAGCCTGGAACGCCTACCCATTCTGCCGCACCG TTATAACG AACGAGTATATGAAAGATGACTTCCTGATAAAGATTGAGACGTGGCACAAACCTGACATGGGAACGCTGGAAAACGTGCATGACTTGGATGGTCCTACGTGGAAGACAGTGGAGGTAGTCCCCATCGATATCGCAGACAAAGATGTGGTGGCCCATGGg GACTATAAACCAGAGGAGGACCCTGCTCTCTTCAAATCGACAAAGACAGGCAGAGGACCACTCTCACCTGAATGGAAG AACGATCTGATGAACAAGACAGACTGTCCTAAGATGTGTGCCTACAAACTGGTCACTGTCAAGTTCAAGTGGTGGGGCCTGCAGACCAAAGTAGAGAACTTCATCCAGAAG CAAGAGAAGCGTATTTTCACTAACTTCCATCGCCAGTTGTTCTGTTGGATCGACAACTGGGTGGAGCTGACCATGGCAGACATCCGACGAATGGAAGAGGAGACCAAGAAAGAGCTGGAAGAG ATGCGTGAGAAGGGCACCGTGCGAGGAACCTCGGCAACCTCGGAAGAGTAG